From the genome of Pelodiscus sinensis isolate JC-2024 chromosome 12, ASM4963464v1, whole genome shotgun sequence, one region includes:
- the GOT2 gene encoding aspartate aminotransferase, mitochondrial — MALLQRGRLLLPSAARASSWWSHVEMGPPDPILGVTEAFKRDTNAKKMNLGVGAYRDDNGKPYVLNSVRKAEAQIAAKKMDKEYLPIAGLAEFNKASAELALGDTNEVIKNGRYVTVQTISGTGSLRVGASFLQRFFKYSRDVYLPKPSWGNHTPIFRDAGMQLHAYRYYDPKTCGFDFAGALDDISKIPEQSVILFHACAHNPTGVDPRPEQWKELGAVVKKRNLFAFFDMAYQGFASGDINRDSWAVRHFIEQGINVVLSQSYAKNMGLYGERVGAFSVICKDADEAKRVESQLKILIRPMYSNPPINGARIAATILTAPDLRKEWLEEVKGMADRIIGMRKQLVANLKKEGSSHNWQHITDQIGMFCYTGLKPEQVEQLTKEFSIYMTKDGRISMAGVTSGNVNYLAGAIHQVSK, encoded by the exons ATGGCTCTGCTGCAGCGCggccggctcctgctcccctccgcGGCCAGGGCCAG CTCCTGGTGGTCTCATGTGGAGATGGGACCCCCTGATCCTATTTTGGGGGTCACTGAAGCCTTTAAACGAGACACCAATGCTAAGAAGATGAACCTGGGTGTTGGGGCATACCGGGACGATAACGGAAAGCCATATGTCCTGAACAGTGTCCGCAAA GCAGAGGCCCAAATAGCTGCTAAGAAGATGGACAAGGAGTACTTACCCATTGCAGGACTGGCGGAGTTCAATAAGgcatcagctgagctggcactgGGTGACACCAATGAGGTTATCAAGAATGGCCGG TATGTCACTGTGCAGACCATTTCTGGGACTGGATCTCTAAGAGTTGGAGCCAGTTTCTTG CAACGATTCTTCAAGTACAGCCGTGATGTGTACCTGCCTAAACCATCCTGGGGCAATCACACCCCCATTTTCAGGGATGCTGGCATGCAGCTGCATGCCTATCGCTATTATGATCCCAAAACTTGTGGTTTTGACTTCGCTGGAGCCTTGGATGACATTTCT AAAATTCCTGAGCAGAGTGTCATTCTTTTCCATGCCTGCGCTCACAACCCCACTGGCGTGGACCCCCGACCAGAGCAATGGAAAGAGCTGGGTGCTGTAGTAAAG AAAAGGAATCTCTTTGCATTCTTTGACATGGCGTACCAGGGCTTTGCCAGTGGGGACATAAACCGGGATTCCTGGGCTGTGCGGCATTTTATTGAGCAAGGCATTAATGTTGTTCTGTCTCAGTCCTATGCCAAGAACATGGGTCTCTATG GGGAGCGTGTGGGTGCCTTCTCCGTGATCTGCAAGGATGCAGATGAAGCCAAGAGAGTGGAATCCCAGCTGAAGATCCTGATCCGCCCTATGTATTCAAACCCACCAATCAATGGAGctcgcatagctgccaccatccTGACCGCTCCTGACCTGCGGAAGGAATG GCTGGAAGAGGTGAAAGGGATGGCGGATAGGATCATTGGCATGCGCAAACAACTGGTGGCCAACCTCAAGAAAGAAGGCTCGTCCCACAACTGGCAACACATCACCGACCAAATTGGAATGTTCTGTTACACAGGGCTGAAACCGGAGCAG GTGGAGCAACTAACCAAGGAATTCTCCATATACATGACAAAAGATGGCCGGATCTCCATGGCAGGGGTCACATCTGGTAATGTGAATTATCTAGCTGGTGCAATACATCAAGTCAGCAAGTAA